DNA from Sulfurimonas gotlandica GD1:
GGAATGATTCATATATCTAAGATGAGTGAAAAGCGTATCGCTCACCCCTTAGAGGTTCTATCTCTAAACCAATATCTACCACAAATAGAAGTTATCTCAGTGGATAATGAAAAAGGCAAGGTTAGTCTTAGTCTTTTAAAAACTTTTTGAGTATCCTGTAAAGTTCAGCCTCATCTATAGGTTTAGACAGATACTCATCCATTCCCTCTTTTAAGAAGCGTTCTCTATCTCCCTCCATAACATTTGCAGTAAGGGCGATAATAGGTCCGCATCTGTCTCCATGTTTTTCTCGGATGCGATGCATAGATGTTATACCATTCATATTTGGCATATTTTCATCCATCAGTATAAGCTGGTGAACATCAGGATCATACATTACCAGAGCTTGCTCTCCATCATCTGCTATATCACACTCAACACCTATCTCTTCTAAAAGAAGCTCTATAAGCATCTGGTTTGTTTTATTGTCTTCGGCTACTAGAACTTTCCCGCTTAAAATTTTGTTCTCTATCTCAAATTCATCAATTTTAGCTTTTATTATGATATCTGAAGATATCTTTTGCATAGGAATCTTAACTTTAAACGTTGAGCCTTTGCCCTCTTGGCTCTCAAGTATAAGCTTTCCGTTCATCAACTCGATAAGCTTTTGTGTGATGCTAAGACCTAATCCTGTTCCTCCATACTTTCTTGTAGTAGATCCATCTGCTTGAACAAAAGGTTTAAAGATCTTATCCTGAACATCTGGAGACATTCCAATGCCTGTATCTTGCACAACTATGGAAAATTTTTCCTCTTTATAGTCAATATAAAGGCTAATCGTTCCACCATCTGGTGTAAACTTAATAGCATTAGATAACAGATTAAGAATAATCTGACTAATCCTAAACAAATCTCCGATAAAAACACCTTTTAAATCATGGCTGATATGTGACTTAAGAGATATATTTTTATCAATCAACATACCTTCGAACTGTTGGGCATAGTCTTTAAGTTCTTCATAGGCATTGAATTCATGTGCATCTACCGTAAACTCACCTGTTTTTATTTTCGCGAGGTCCAAGATGTCGTTTATGAGATTTAGCAGTTGCTTAGAACTTGTACCTACGTGACGTAGATACTCTAAATGTTTTTTATCACTTATCTGCTTGTTTAAAATGTTTAAAAATCCAAGGATAGCATTTAGCGGGGTACGAAGCTCATGAGACATGTTTGAAAAGAACTCTTCTTTTGCTTTTTGTGCTGTTATATCGTGACGAATAGAACTATAACCTATTAACTTTTTGTTGTAATTATAATCTGGAAAAATAGTGCTTCTTACCCAGTAAAACTCACCAGCTTTATTTTTATTTTTTATGTCTCCTTCCCAAGTCTCACCACTTTTGATGCTTTTCCACATCTCTTTATACAGCTCTTGTGGCATATCAGGATGACGTATTAGGTTGTGAGATCGTCCCATAAGTTCTTCCTCTGAATAACCGCTAATATCACAAAATGCCTTACTTGCATAAGTAATAAAACCGTTTAAGTCAGTATTTGAGGCTATCACATTCTGACCAAA
Protein-coding regions in this window:
- a CDS encoding ATP-binding protein, with the translated sequence MSPIVEFKIFLPIIFLIIVEILVITGISSSLHEKSMRENTVDYAIRTIEQYKEIRQYYSKNIISKVRKYSDIKVDSKHKNISNTIPLPATFIHDLSENITKNFKGMQLKLYSDYSYPNREGRVLDEFEKKSISNFRDHGAQEPIISNDIINGVEVVRVAIGDVFNDISCVNCHNTRFDSPKKDWKLGDVRGVLEVIIPVQEQRKRYDTITDYINLTLIISGFLLVILIFIVVTYFTNLEKKRLEQLKEKQYKLNKSVKSFGQNVIASNTDLNGFITYASKAFCDISGYSEEELMGRSHNLIRHPDMPQELYKEMWKSIKSGETWEGDIKNKNKAGEFYWVRSTIFPDYNYNKKLIGYSSIRHDITAQKAKEEFFSNMSHELRTPLNAILGFLNILNKQISDKKHLEYLRHVGTSSKQLLNLINDILDLAKIKTGEFTVDAHEFNAYEELKDYAQQFEGMLIDKNISLKSHISHDLKGVFIGDLFRISQIILNLLSNAIKFTPDGGTISLYIDYKEEKFSIVVQDTGIGMSPDVQDKIFKPFVQADGSTTRKYGGTGLGLSITQKLIELMNGKLILESQEGKGSTFKVKIPMQKISSDIIIKAKIDEFEIENKILSGKVLVAEDNKTNQMLIELLLEEIGVECDIADDGEQALVMYDPDVHQLILMDENMPNMNGITSMHRIREKHGDRCGPIIALTANVMEGDRERFLKEGMDEYLSKPIDEAELYRILKKFLKD